Genomic window (Helianthus annuus cultivar XRQ/B chromosome 3, HanXRQr2.0-SUNRISE, whole genome shotgun sequence):
caTTCCTCTTCAGACTCCTCCGCCATGTCTAGCATCTGGCGTAAGGAGTCCACGCCGTCTTCGGCCACCTTGTCCATCAGCTCCGCATACGCGGGCAGCGGATCATTACAAGCCGCCTCAAGAGCATCCGCCATCTCCACCTGTAGTTTGCCTCTATTCTCTTGGAACGCGGGAGTAATCCTATCCGTTTGTTGACAAGTAAAGTAACCATGGTAAACGCCGTCATTGTGCCCTGATTGATAAGCGGCAGCAGATATGCACTACAAAAGTGCCACAAAGGACTCGGATTGGCGCAGATACTCAAAAGCCACAACCAAGCCATTTGTTATCAACCAATTCCTGTCACCTTGTAAACCAGCTAGGCGGCTGGTCAGGCTATCCACCTCGGCGTTTGACTGCTCCAATGCACTTTCCGCCTCTTTATGGCGCGCCTGATGGGTGGTTGAAGATTGAACAAGTTGATTTTTCTCGGAAACAAGGGAGCCACACAGCTGCTGGAGTTTCCTAAGTTGTTCGTCCCACTCCTCCATCTCAACCAGTTTGGCTTGGGCCTTGGCATTGGACGCCTCCAACTCCACAGTTAGACCTTGATACTGCTCCTGCACCTGAGACacaaaatcagtgtcaatacGAAACTTTTCCATCTTAGCAGACAACTCAGACCTCATCTTTTGAGCCTCAGCAACAGCTTTACGTTCCAACTCCTCCTGAACGGTTTTGGCGTGAGCAAGGACCCGATCCTTTTCCGCTATATCGCGGGCCAACAACATCCTCTCTTCGACAAGGTTGGCTGTCACATGCTTCAGATCCTCCTCTGCCTTGTTTTTCTTGGAGACAAATCGACTCTCCCTCAGACCAGCAGCTTGGAGTTGGCTTTCCAAGCGATACTTTTCATCCATCAGCTCCTGAATAGCAACACGCGCCTGGTGGAGCTCATTGTTATCATGCATCCAACGGCGTCGGATTTCTACAAGCCTCCGGGGCTGACTGACGGCATCCACCATCGTGGCATTCATCAAGTTCTCATTATTTAACCCCTCTACATATGTTGATTCAGCCGAGGGATATGCCCGCTCAACTCAGTGATGCACCACCGGGGGGAAGATCAATCTGGACGACTCCGCTATCTTCCACTTAGGTTGATAGCGCTTGTGCTGCACATTCAGATCCCAGTAAATGGTAGGCAGATAGAGATCATCACCCAAATGGGCCCCATCATCAACAAAACCACTGCTAGACCCCCAAGTGTCACTTACAGTAGCATCCCTGGCACTTGTTGACTCACCAGCAACAGAAGTTGCAGGTACCTCTTTCTCAGAAGCAGCGAAAACACCAATAGGTGAGTCAAACAGGGATACGGGGGTAACGCCGAAAGAAGTGGCGTAGAAACAGGGCTGGTTGTCACAGCCACAGCAGTTGTAAACACAGGCGGCAACATTGAAGAGCTGACAGCGGCAACACTCGCCTGGGATATAAGGTCTGAAAGGCTGGGTCCGCCAGCAGCAGAAGACACAACATCCCCAGATGTCAAGGGCATAGAGGACACACCCTTAACCTGGGCCTCAGCAAAGAAACCTGCATCAAATCAGATATTTAGCCAAAGAACATAGAAATTCAACGCCTACATTGACAAATAAAGTCACTTACTAGTAGGTAAGACGTGAGCTGCCTGGATTGCTTGAAAAGAAGTCAAAGGAGGCAATATTCTGCGCTTTTTCTACACATGCGGTGGACTCACCAAACTGGCCGCAGCGGAAAACAGCAGCACCCCCCGGGGCCACAGAAATGCTTACCGCCACAGGCGAATTAGTATCCCCCGCGTCCATATATTTCCTCTCGGTGATCTTCACCCGGATTGGCTTCTTTGTCTCTGCAGCAGAAACGCTACTTCCTCCGCTGGGGGAGGCGGAGATATATAAGCAGTGGGATCCGCCGGCACAGAGCAGAAACTGCTCAAGATGAATCTTCAGCACGTCGGGTTCCTGTTCCCCAATCACGCGGTCCGCggctgtcacgacccccgaccacaccctggacggaagccgcgagcagtcgattggtaccggtgattattttgaaaactattgcagcggaaatttcatcaggaccgtgagttaggaaaaatatcagagtttagaaaacaccggattttatttattaaacagatgGGATAATATCCAtttttttacaaaggtagctttaataagggATAAACCCGAATATATGAAACCatgttttcttaatttaatttaattgataaaataagccacGTCTTTAAGCCTTTTGGTGTCGTATCATCACTCTTATTCCAGTCTACTGTatttacctgaaacgcgttttaaaaacatttggtcagcaggaaatactggtgagttcattcatttttatacaaaaacatatttgttataattcacagcaTTAAGAATTTTTACATTTGCCCCTATCTTATAATAGGAtttgcaaagacttaatcactgtaaaatATGACTGGAAAACAGTGTTAtcaattacagtattaagagcgattacaatgtttatatatcaaccaattacccaacggtatttgtcactcgactcgtttctgtgactatggtcatatcacctattggctaacccgttgtccaatggtgacggttatcaagtaatgtatacaaaacctcacataccggctgtaattgaagactacaaagacttaatccctgtaattataactttgaaaacaaacatgaatttggaagcaatttgataaaaagagaatgactcacaaacggtgagaaaagagaatggactcaccTTGTTAGCATATATCTTGATTAAACAAGCATCTTGATTCTAAGCATCTACTTTATAGTTCCGAATCCTCTGATGATtaagcatccattttgattgtaaatGTATGGGGTAGAGTTTCGAGTAGTTAAACATTTATTTTAACATAATGGAATACGTATTAGTGTTAAACCtaatcaaacctaacgatggtcacgagattcaaaccttaacgaaattcacaaagtacagcactttggcatccgttagttggttcctgaatcgatcggatagaacatcgcatcggtgattattggttataacaccaacgtatagagagaagaatagaagaaatgagcaaagaaaaatgaatcctaagcttcctatttataggtaggaaatatgagatttctaggaagtttcctatatatttttctaggaagttacctatacattttctaggaagcttcctacctACATAtatatcctcttacaccttcatagcaccttcctttgatattatctatctcatatatatttattttcatgtatatctatttaggtgtttaatttacttaattaatcttgcttagcttaattaatcttgtttaGCTTatttaatcttgcttagcttaattaatcttgcttaactgattaattaatcatacttaacttgattaaccttacttagctgattaattaaataacgtaactagctgattaattaacttacttagcttacttaactgctaagtttccttTCCTGTTAAGTTGTCGTAGCTATTAAGTTTTCTAAACCGCTAAATTATCTTAACAGCTAAGTTTGATATACAGCTTCATGattatgagttctaatttctagacacaagaactcgtattaatgtattaactcaattcaactttaacgataatcacgagatcgaaaccctcacaacgaatgacaaagtgc
Coding sequences:
- the LOC110932125 gene encoding uncharacterized protein LOC110932125 → MVDAVSQPRRLVEIRRRWMHDNNELHQARVAIQELMDEKYRLESQLQAAGLRESRFVSKKNKAEEDLKHVTANLVEERMLLARDIAEKDRVLAHAKTVQEELERKAVAEAQKMRSELSAKMEKFRIDTDFVSQVQEQYQGLTVELEASNAKAQAKLVEMEEWDEQLRKLQQLCGSLVSEKNQLVQSSTTHQARHKEAESALEQSNAEVDSLTSRLAGLQGHNDGVYHGYFTCQQTDRITPAFQENRGKLQVEMADALEAACNDPLPAYAELMDKVAEDGVDSLRQMLDMAEESEEE